The DNA window gtaattatGGACACTATTGAAGTCATTCTAACATAATTTGGTGCCAGGCTGATTActttttagacaaattttgagctattttggacaatttggacttttttttaaaagaaaagaagataaACAACTAAATACAACTGGGagcaatcatcattttatcaatatgttaatttttgagtgattttggagaaattttgaACAAAGTTCGAGCAACTCTGGAACCAATTTGAGTCTTTTTAGACAATGTTTTACCAAATTTGTAACATGTTTGATcactttttggacaattttcaggTAATACCAGGACATGTCCACCCTATACTAAGACATTGTGATGTGATATGATATCTGTGGACACTTGTTGATTCCagtttcttttcagtttttgtaaaatgaatagCACTTTATTTTAGCGAAATAATAATAGAAAGAAATAAGGAGCCGATCTGTAACCGCTGCAGTTTTCTCCCAAAACAGATCTGTTTAGGAATTAGACGATCTGTCGGTTTTGTTGAATTATCACATGTGATTGCTGCTTCATTACGGATCATTTACTATCATTAAGTTCTGAATCACTGATAGCAGCTCATTTACAgaccaaaaagaaagaagaaagcagCACTCTGAGTTCAACCCAGGTTTTTAACTTTATTCAACTTTTCACTCAAAGACAGAACAAACATGCAACAAACGTCTCAGTTGATTTATTAGAGGAGAGTCGTCGCTACAGGAAGTCATCTTCAAGATCAAGAAAGCTCCAACTCCAACAACACCAGTTCACAGCTCTCATTTTCTGCCTGGTGATTGGCCGAGAAGAAAAGACTAAAGTTCCCCTCTTTAAAGAGTCAATCATGATGAATTGTTCTGCTCTcgaagaataaaaataaaatcacaaaaataaaatcacattacaattcaccaaaatcactttattatgCCATTTCAAAATGTggtgaaaaataaaccaaatattgtaaaacaaaacaaaaacacaaccagcacccaaaaaacaaaccaaaccacaaaATGTAAAGCTTGAAATCACGATATTTCACCAGACCACCTTATTGTGCCATTTCAAATGCGCTAAAttgaattatttaaacaaaaaaacaaaaatatcttccaaaaaataaaaacaaatcccaTCATCTTAAGTATGAAATCATGATGTTTCACCAAAACCACTCAATTATGCTTTTTCCATTTGAATCAATGCTAAAAAATACACTGTTAGCACTGATTAAAGTCTGTGAAAAATAATACGGCAACAACATcatcaaaacaagcaaaaacttCACAAGGATGGAAATAGAGTAATCACTCAAACTTTGTTCCCCAAAATGTGTTCCAAAATGGgttaaaacatgtcaaaagtGATCAAAAAATAGCTACAGACCTACACTGACCTACAGACTCCCAGTTTGTGTAAAATTCTATAAATTTGGTCGTAAGTGGGTTGAAAAacgtccaaaattattcaaactttgtccaaaatgacagaaaaaaatgtgaaaaagctaAAACTTTCTCCCAAAATACCATAAAATTAAAGCATTGAAATAAGGAATTGGTTCCAAACGctatcaaaaactgtccaaaaggAGAGAAAATTCATTCTAAAATTTAAAATTGGCCAAAAGAACTCCGTTtctaaaaactgacaaaagaattgtccaaaattaggtTAAAAATTGTCCAGTGGGGCTCAgattgtgtccaaaatgactcaaagtttgCTGGAACtgactcagaatttgtccaaaattatttaaagtttgctaaaaatgctaaaaattggCTCCAAATTAGGttgaaaattgttcaaaaagacagaacatttgTTCCAACtgagacagattttttttaaaagaaagacaaGTTTTCCCAAATTTGGTTCAAAcgagtccaaaatgactcaaagtttgTCGAAAGtgactcagaatttgtccagATGATTCAAAAAATTTGgtcaaaattctccaaatttgtTCAAACAAGGTTGAAAATTgcccaaaaagaaaaattttgtTCCAAATTGGTTCAGCATTAGGACTGTGActgtgtcctaaatgactcaacgTTTGCTCAAAAAGCTGAACTACTGGTTTGAAGGAGGCTGAAAGTTGTCATCGACCAGAACACCTTGCTCGTATTTGTAGATGGATGCTCCTGGGTACTTCTTGTTTAAGATGGCTGTTACAAGGAATTTTTTGAATGAACTTCTAACACGATTTTCAAAGCTTTTGAAATAATAAGCCTTCTTTCTCATTTGCTTTATAACATCATCTGAGATATACGTGGGCTTTGAGCTTCCTGACTTCTGTCCATCCAGGTAGTTTCTCATGTCGTCCAGGCAGGGGTCAGCAGTTTCCAGAGAGGTGAAAACGAAGCAGTAACTGAGACCTGCATTAGGTGTGAGAAGCTCTCTTTCCAGCTCCGTCTGATCTGCGACAATCTTTGTGTCCTTCATTGTCATCAAACAGGACCGGACCACGTTGACCTCCCTCTCTTTGCAGTCCAGCCACTTGCTTAGTTTATTATGACTGAAcggtgatttttttctctcctcaaaGACTTGTCTCAGTGAGCTCTCGTCCTCTTTGCCTTCACGGATGGAGGGAAGTGTCTTCTCCATGGTCTTCTGGAGATCAGCTTTGTAATAACTGCACAGCTTTTGGAAACGTGTCAACCCATCTTTAAGAGATGGAAAATGTCCCACCACTTTCTCATCCAGGGAATCGTTGCATCTGGATTCCATCTGACTCAGGTCATCCAGGGTGTCTTCAATTTCAATCACCAACCCAACGCTGATGTCATTTATCAAATCAGGAACTTCAGGATCCAGATTCTTCAGCGGCATCATCCAGACCGTCAGAGGAACAGagttttctccttcttctcccagCAGCTTTGGTAGTCCTACATAAGCATTGACTGCCTCTTCGAATGTTGAAGGGTTGCTTTCAAGGATGAAGTCTCCGTAGAATTTACAAGAGAATTTCTGAGTCAGGGCTTTTTCTTCATCTGTCAGCTTCAAGTCAACTTTCCCTTCAACATCAAAAGCAGGAATCTTCTTAATCAGAGCTCGCATGCTGCCTTCCATTTCCTGAACGCTGCTAGCTTCTACCTTCTCGCtgtcaaacacaaagaaagcatTCGCCCCATAAAGGATGGCGGTGACCACATGTGTGGCCGAGCTTCTCTGAATAATACTTTTCTGCTCTTTGTCCAGAGTGCTGAGGTCAGCCATGTTCAGCTGTTTGAAGTTGGTGGTAGCTTTGTACTGAAAAGTCACTCTGCTCTGATTCTTGAACCTCTTCTGATCGTTTAGATACTTGGCGGATCCTTCGACTTCCACCAGTCCAGCCAAGAAACTGGCTTTCAAAGAAGCCTCAATACTCAGCAATGAGGACTTGGACTCAGTGGTGTCAGAGGTAGAAATCTGAAAGTTACTGCTGTGCTGAGAGTTCTCAACTGTGTTGTCTTTTAGAGTATTGGCATCCCACAGTGTGAGACctacagaaatggaaaaatatttgTGATTAGTCACACAGATGCAGTTTGCTTCCACATTCACATCCCTTCTTCTTGGCTGAATTGCTCAGGAAGGGTTAAAGAACACAGATAGAGAAACTTCATCAGTTTTTGTAATGTAGAAAGTTGAGTTAATCAGATTTTCTTAGTTTCATGGCCTTTAAACTTCTTGTGTGAGATTACAGTTGACTAGAACTGCTGACTCCTCTggatatgacaaaatctgctggatcaaaaatatacaaacagcaaATTTAACAGTTTTCAAGAAACAATTAAACTCCCTGTTTACATCCAGAAAGAACAGATTTAGTTGAACTACACCAGTTCTGTCCAGAGGACTCAAAGATTAACCAGAAGCTTGTAGACAGAAACCGAAAGAATCTGCCTgaggaggaaatggaaaaatgtaaccaaataggagcatttctgtttgtatatttttgacccaacaaattttgtcatattcagaggagtcagcagctgtagtcaattatAATCTCTGACAAGAAATGAAACAGCCACAAACTAACACAACTCTCTACGTCACCAAAACTGATAAAATTGCAGATTTTGACATATTTCCAgaaaacctttaataaatccatgaaagaaccaaaatgcaggattgtttttgtctgacataCTTGTGCGTTTCAATGATTCTATcatgaaaattaaaacttgtaggagtcactggaaactcacgACTGCCATGATGttcatggtctttacaagtggatggaaacttttgttcatgactaTAAGTTTGATGTAACTTTTAAACTTTCTTTATTGACTGACATTTTGTCACACAAGAAACTAGCGTCAACGGAAAGCTCACGTTGgacagtttcttttttcttacattCAGAAATACCTTCATCAGAAACGTTGTTGAGAAACAAGTGCTGAAACTGACTCACCCACAAAACCTGGAACCAACATGCTGCTTATAAATTTAACAACATTACATTATAGCACATTACGACCTACCTGGAATCAGTTCGTCTTTCACAGCATCGTAGAACATCCCGAGGGTGAAAGGTCGACTCAGAGCCGCCACCGTCATGGTATCTGAGGCCATGTCTGTTCCTGCAGACAAACATACAGTAACTGACCACATGCTTTGTTGATTTAGCCTCAGTTTTAATCGAGTGTTTTGGTTTTAGCTGAATGTGATGTTTCATTAAGTTTAGCTTTTTCAGTGACGTACACTTTGAGGCTACAGCTGCATATGATCTACAAATGTGCTCATAGTAAAACACTGGAGAAGATCTTCAGGTAGACTAAATGTAAgagttgactacagctgctgactcctctgaatgtgataaaatctgctgggtcaataATATAAATACTCAAGCTTTATTAGtattggtgatgtagaaagttgtgttaatTGAATTTCCTTAGTT is part of the Acanthochromis polyacanthus isolate Apoly-LR-REF ecotype Palm Island chromosome 19, KAUST_Apoly_ChrSc, whole genome shotgun sequence genome and encodes:
- the LOC110960135 gene encoding stonustoxin subunit beta-like, producing the protein MWSVTVCLSAGTDMASDTMTVAALSRPFTLGMFYDAVKDELIPGLTLWDANTLKDNTVENSQHSSNFQISTSDTTESKSSLLSIEASLKASFLAGLVEVEGSAKYLNDQKRFKNQSRVTFQYKATTNFKQLNMADLSTLDKEQKSIIQRSSATHVVTAILYGANAFFVFDSEKVEASSVQEMEGSMRALIKKIPAFDVEGKVDLKLTDEEKALTQKFSCKFYGDFILESNPSTFEEAVNAYVGLPKLLGEEGENSVPLTVWMMPLKNLDPEVPDLINDISVGLVIEIEDTLDDLSQMESRCNDSLDEKVVGHFPSLKDGLTRFQKLCSYYKADLQKTMEKTLPSIREGKEDESSLRQVFEERKKSPFSHNKLSKWLDCKEREVNVVRSCLMTMKDTKIVADQTELERELLTPNAGLSYCFVFTSLETADPCLDDMRNYLDGQKSGSSKPTYISDDVIKQMRKKAYYFKSFENRVRSSFKKFLVTAILNKKYPGASIYKYEQGVLVDDNFQPPSNQ